The Streptomyces sp. NBC_01463 DNA window TCAGCAGTGCGGGCAGCAGGAGGTGCATGCCGTGGCCGTAACCACGGCCCGGATCGACCTCGAAGGCGAGGGCGAAGAGCAGCGCGAGACGGTCCTGTTCGACCTGCCCGTGCTCGTCGAGCACGCGCTGGAGGGCGCGGGCCAGCGCGGTGTCGTCGGTCCAGTTCCAGACCGGCTCGGGCGGGGTGCGGCGTGCCCTGATCTCGTTGTACGCCTGCCTGGGCTCCCGGAAGAGGGGGAACCACCGCTCCCCGAACGCGTCCCCGAGCGCGAGCCCTTCGAGACTGCGGCGGGCTGCGGCGAGGTCCGGGGCGACAGTGGTGGAGGTCATGGGGCCATCCTCCCGCCGCCGGCCCCGGACCGTACACGGGATTTCGGCCATGCCGCCTGCCCACCGCGCGGCCCCGGCCCGCCGCGGCCCCATGTGATCCTGGTGCCATGAACGATCGACGTGGTCCCGCCGTCGTCCGGGCTCCGGCCGGCGCCCTCTCCACCGTGGACGGGCTGTCCGCGATGCTCACCGGCTACCTCCTGCAGACGGAGGCGGAGAAGGGCCGGCCCGTCGCGGACGCGGCCGCGCTGCCCGAGCGCTACCGGGCGGAGGCCGAGGACCCCGACAGGGCGTTCGCCGACGCCACCGTGTTCGTCGCGCGGGACGGGGAGACCGCCACCGGCTGTGTCGTGGTCACCGCATCCGTGGACGGCCGGGTGGAGATCAAGCGGCTGTGGACGGACCCCGCGCACCGCGGCCGGGGCGTCGCCTCCGCGCTGCTGGACGCCGCGCTCGCGCACGCGGCGCGGGAGGGGGTGCGCACCGTGCGGCTGTCGGTGTGGCAGTGGCGCACCGGTGCCCTCGCCCTGTACGAGCGGTTGGGCTTCACCGTCGTCCCGCCGTGGGACGAGCGTCCGGACCTGATCTGCATGG harbors:
- a CDS encoding GNAT family N-acetyltransferase; the encoded protein is MNDRRGPAVVRAPAGALSTVDGLSAMLTGYLLQTEAEKGRPVADAAALPERYRAEAEDPDRAFADATVFVARDGETATGCVVVTASVDGRVEIKRLWTDPAHRGRGVASALLDAALAHAAREGVRTVRLSVWQWRTGALALYERLGFTVVPPWDERPDLICMERPADLRRTAADAAAPCTGQERS